CCAACAAGAATCTGGCAAACGTGCAAAGACCATGGATATACGTTTGATTCGAATATATATAAAACCACTCAAGATAAATATGTCGGCTGGTCTCCTGAGTAAAATGGTTACTAGATCGACTTAAATTTTGGTCTAGTGAATTTTATTTTAGAAAATGGTTACTAGAACGAAATTGAATGTAACATGGATCTGTTGTAAGTGCAATATGCAAACACAATGTAGTAATGCATAAGGTAAATTACAGAGAATGGATATAAGCAAACATTTTTTTGTTTTATTAAAAACCGCCTTAAACAATTTATTACAAAATTTGCTTAATCAGCTTTTATACGGTCTGTTAATCAGCTTTAACATTCTAACAAGTGCTATTAAAAGATTTTTAAGCTATACAACTTATGTCTCTCTTCCGTCACGTATTTCAACATCTATTTAATGACGACCAAAAACATCTTCAAGAAATTCTCTTTCTCTATCACTAACCTATGTGTTTATGTCGAATACAGACGACATCGTACCTATTTTATAGTTATCTAAACATTTTCAAGGCTACGTATCCAAGACAACATGGATATGAACATCTTTCATAATAATAAGTACAACTTTTCTTTTTATAAGTGCACAAATTACTTTTCTTTAAGAAATAAACATGATCTTCAAATTTATTTTCTTGTCTTTTTTTCCAAGATATACATTTACTCTCTAATTCTTTACGACTCCAGCTCAACATCTTGAATCTACATAGTCTTCACCACCCAACATATCTCTTGCATCATCGACTATATCAGCGTTTATATCATCAGTTACTTCAACGCAGACTATTGATATCTACAAGCTCATGGTTGCATCTTTAATCTCTCTTTTTAGCTTTGTGTGCCAACCAAGCACACCTTCCTTCTGGTTCAACAACCACGTTTTCTCACCTGAAAACTTTTATCCTATATGTGATTTTCTCACCAATAAGATACGCATCACAGGCAATAGAGGGTGTGGCATGTGCCCCACCCTAATTTGTGATTTTTCATTAATTACTTGAACATCTTTAATTTAGACATCTCTTATACAAAAATGTTTATATGCCACATGTTCAAAACAATTCTGATTCCGCCTCTGATCACACCATGTTTTTCTCCCCCAAAAGATATGTATTCTCTGGACCAGAACATCGTTATCTATCTGGTTGTTATGATTTTTATATTTTTTTAATTTAATTACCCAAATGTTGGTCTTCAAAAAAAAATTTACAGAAATGTTTTTTGGTTCGGTAAGAATCGCTCAAATGTTGAAGTTTAGAATATTGTAAGTTTCATTTTGTATATATATTTAGTTAATAGTATTTGATAGTGACACAATTATAATATATTAACCCAAATCATTTACATTTGAATTTAGGTCCTCGCTGGATCGGACAAACCCCCAATTGATGTGAACACGACCAAAGCACATCAAGATTTTGAGTTTAATTAGTACAGTATTGATTAACTGTATGATTAATTAAGTTATAAAGTAGATTTGTATGCTGCGCACATGGGTGTGCGTGAAATAATGCTTTTAACCATCTTTTTGTCTCTCCTACGTTTCGAGCTAAAAAGTTAAGCTGTGTCTTTTTTATTTATTTATTTTTTCTGTACATTGTTCATTTGCTATTAAGAATGTTGCACGATATATTATATACGGTTTATATATAATCCTCCCACTACGATTTAATCAGGCCACTGTACATATTTTGAATGATAAGAATATATTGAAAGTTATGACGATTAGTTTGGGTCTCTTGGAATATTTTGGTTTAACTACTTTTATTTATTATTTACTCCATTTCATAATGATTTATGAGTTAGAAAAAAAATTATTTCAAAAAAATATACTTTTAATGATTTTTATTAGGTATTAGTGGTAAATTGTAAACTTCAAAAAAACAAAATTATGTTTATTAAATTTTGATTGATTAAAAATTGTGAAAATATTAAATTATAAAATAATATATTTATAATCAAAATTTAAGATATGTTTCTAAATATGCGTGAAAACTTCAAAATGTCCAGCAGGGCCGGGCCTGAATAGAGTCAGATAAAGCATCTGCTTTAGGGCCGGACTATAATTATTAATTTTAGGGGCCAAAAGATACATAAGATGGTATTTGGTCTAGCGGAAATGATGCATTATATTATCTAATGGGGGCCAGGTTCGAATCTCCTTTCTACACTTTTCAGTGTTTTTCATGTTTTTTTTTAAAAGTAAGGGGCAAAAAAAAATATTTTGCTTCTGGGCCGGCAATTTTCAGGCCCGGCCCTGATGTCCAGATAAAAAAAAATGGTATAATTGGTATGCCCCTGCAAAAATGTCATTATGTAATCTTTATTAGTTTTATTTGATGTTAAGTTAGATTGTTTAAATCATAATTTACACTCAAATCTAAAACAACATTTTCTGGAAAGGGTAAGACAATGTTATTATGACATTTAAGCTAACATGTTAACCTAACAAAAAGGTAAAAAGAGTCTACGGATTAGAGAACTCTAAAAATGACTATTTTCCTAATATAATATTTTGTCTGCATATATAATTGATAGCTTAACCAAAGCAAAATAGCTACACTAAGTCCATGGATTTTGTTCTTTTATTTTGGAAATGTATATTTTAAAACTTTAAACTTAAAAGTATTCTTTTAATTTGGTTTTCAAAGTCATCAAATAAACAAAGTTTCAGAAAAACATAAGAAACAAAGCGTGGTCACTAGAAATAGAAGCGGATCAAAATTATTAAAAATTAGAGATTAGTTTTGGATCGTCACAAATATGACATGTTTATGATACACTAATTATAATTTTTTTTTAGGGAGGATGGCAGATAACCCAAGTTCCCATATGATTTATGATGTGATATGTTCCACCTTAACCAGTAAAAGAGGTATTCGATTTTACCAAAAAGAAGAGGTATTAGATGTAAAACAGTACTAGTTCACTTCTTTGACCAACCTCTCTTGCATAAATTTTGAACCGGAATGATCGAAACATATTCTACGTATTTTCATGAATTCGACGGAAAATACCAATAGATCAAAATCTCCACTCGAGCAAATAATTTAGCATAGAATTTAGCAAACATTTAAAACATCTACATCACTGATAATAAAACAAAATGTTCTTAAGTATGATATTTAACATTTATTATTTTAAGTAATTACATAGCATCCTAAAAACATAATTCTAACAGAAATAAAGGTGCAAAGATAAACAAAACAAAAATATCTCCCATGCTCAGAACACAAAAGGCGGATAATTTTGCACATGCTGCTTAGAATCAACCGTCTTATCATGTTCACATTGACACAGAATCTCCATATTTTAATCAAGTTTGTTTAAGTTGATGACGAAAAAACAAAAATATTAGTTAAAGCAATATATTACACACTATACAAGTTCACAATCAGTTCCAAATATAGATCGTATAAAAAGATACAATCTGTATAAGACTCCAAATGTCCTCTTAAATAAATATATTTCAAGTAATGTTCGTAACTTTTAGTTTTCTTTTACCCAAACAAAAAACTTTTAATTTTCTTAAACCCCGATACTATTATCTAATTTTACTTTTGCTATGAATGGTGACTAAAGAATAAAGAGGAACAATGCAGTTTTTAATACTCTTTAAAAAATTACCATTCATAGAAAATATGTTTTTCCATTTTATTCGTTCTCATTCCGTTTATTGTAAAAAATATAAAATAAATTTGCTCTTACTAAATATGACAAAAAAATAATTATTTTTCATCATTTCTATAATTTTATTTTTGTCCGTTTTTTCTATATTTTTCCTATGTTCTTGTGATGGTTACCGGTTAGACACAAATAAATTAATAAAATAATTTAATAGCGACGAGTGAGAGAAGCTCCCATAGCACTTCTATTTATGTTTGATTTTGATTACTGTATAAAAGCTATATATTTTTTAAATGACAAACTATGGAGTTATAATGTATTTTAAATTATGGAGTTATAATGTGTTTTAAATTTTTTTTATTATTTATCAAATTCATTCAGATTTAAATTTATTTTCAATAAAATCTAAGATTTAGAAAATGATGGAAAGACCTTTTTTTTATAATAGATGGACTTAAACTTCGACCCAAAAAAAATGGATGGACTTAAACATGTTCAATGGTCGTTTCCAGAACACTTCATAATTACACCTGTTTAGTGTGATTTGAGTAAATAATTTGTAACAAACTTATCATCTAAAAGTCGATGAACAAAATCATGATTAACCCGAAGTTCTTTGGATGGGGTTCTTAGCGGAAGTTAAGAAACTGTTTCTTAACTTTTAACTAAAAAACCTAAGAACCGGTTCTTAACCTTTTTAGTTAAAAGTTAATGAACAGTTTCTTAACTTCCGCTAAAAACTCCAGATTCCCGGGTTAATCATGATCTAATATCATTAAACCATAAGTAGGGTCATTACTCGGCACCTGAACTGAAGTGTCGTTCGGAGCCACAGAGAAGCGACGTGAAAACAAAAGGCAATCTTTTTTGGAGCAACACTCACTCTTCGATAACTAAAGATTCCTTTTATTAAGTTCAAAAAAAAAAAAAAAGATTCCTTTTATTTTAGTCAGTCAAAATAAGTCAACGGTAGTTTACAAAAAAAAAAGGTCAACGGTTAATCAGTTGACCAAATATGACGACAAATGACGTCACCGTCAAGTTTGTCTTCTCCTCCCTCTGTTTAAATAGAAACCAAACCCACTTCGACTTTCACTCACACAAACAACACAACAAGAAACTAAAACCACACCATGTATGGACATATCAGCAGCTCCATAGCCTCCGATGACACGTGTCCAGGTTTCCTATACTCCGAGAACATACTGGCTCCTCCTCTGCCGCATGATCATCACCCTCACTACTTCCTACCTCCGCCGCCTCTTATGATGAGCCACCACTCGTTAGTCACGGCCGAGGCAGTTTCAGGGTTTGGTTACTTTGATTCCAGCATGACCACTGGTGGCGGTGGATGCAACAGCTGCGACTCGCCGAGCTCGATGGGGAGCGGCGGAGAGAGTCTTGTGATGCAGAGGAGTGTGAGTAGCCATAATGGCTTTTTTGGTAATTTACCGACGACGGCCCACGATTTCGTTAACGATCATGATGGGCCAGTGAGACGGGCCCTTAGCGCCGGAGATCTACCCGTAAGCAATATTATTATATACATACTTGCATGACGTATTTTGATAATTCAAACCTATTAGCCCCGATTGTGTGTTTCTTTTCCGTGTTTACGTTTGTGTTTTTCTTTTGGTTGCGATGATTAGAATATTATAGGATAGGAACACAAACACAAAAGTAACAATTGGAACCTATGTTCCTATCGTTTCCAAACGCACTTGCTATATCTGCGTTTACATAAGACAACTTTGACATTTTTATGAGACAATAAAAAGATGCAAACGTAGACGGAACTACTAGCTAATACAATGAACGTTTTGGGGTTTTATTTGGTAAAAGCACTTTACTATATTATGTAAGTTTAAAAAGCAAACAAACGTTTTGGTATGTGTGTAGAGGAGTAGCAGGAGAGAGAGCAGTGCGGTGTTGAGTGAGAGCAATGCAATAATAGAAGGAATGAGCAAAGCATATAAGTATAGTCCTGAGGAGAAGAAAGAGAAGATCGAGAAATATCGTAGCAAACGAAACCTTAGGAACTTCAACAAGAGGATTAAGGTAAATTTTTATATTTGTTTTTATATGTTTACTCTTAATTGTGTGTAGCATCTATTTCGTTATATGAGTGGATTTATTTTTCAATTCGTATTGTTTTTCAACACTTAGAGAGATGTATGAACAGTTTAACACCTATATATTCAATATGCATGTATTTTATGTCCCATGGAAACAGTGACATGCACCTGCACACTTATTGATGCTAACTAACCCATTCATTTCAAATCAAGCATATATTTTCTTATAATTGTCTCCCTTAATCAACTAATAATTAATTCTATAAATTTAAAAAACAAGCATTCATATGCCTCTTTTAAAAATCAAATTTATTAGATTTAAATAATACAAGAATTTACCTTTAATACAAAACTAAATGGTTCGTTGATGTCTCAAGAAATAAAAGGTTCGTTGACTAGAAAAAACAAATAGGCTCAACATATCATGTCAATAACTATCACCTCAAAAGTAACACTGTCTATGCTTTTAATCTTATCTTCAAACGTAAATATTAATTTCATTAGTATGTGAATTAGAATTAATGTAGTGTCACATCATATTTGGTCTTAAGGAATATTTTGAGATAGACAATGAAGCTCCAAGGTTGCCATAAGTTTATTTCCCCCATTGTTTATTTTTATAATGAGAAGGTCCTCAATATCGAAAACACTAGGAAAGAATTAGAGTCTCCTATTAGTTACTTCATCCAGCTAAACGATATAAATACATAATCTAACCCATCACCTTGGTTTTGAGACGGATTTAATACATATATTTTTCAATTAGTATGAATGCAGGAAGACATTAGCGGACAGTAGGCCAAGAATAAGGGGGAGATTTGCAAGGAATGATGAGATTTCACAACAAGAACAAGTTGATGTTATTGAAGCCGTGGTTGGAGATATTGACACGTGGGCATCTTTTCTTGATTCTTTCTCTGCTAATCACTTCCTTAATTAGTCCTTAGAATTATATTTATGTTTTTCTCTTTCTTAGTATATGTTTATATGGTACTTTCATTTGTTTTGGCTTGAAAGATTTCTCCATGTTGCTAAACTCATGTAGGTTATGTGTGTTTTCTTTGTAAATAAGAATAATAAATTAAAGTATTATATATTTTTGTTCGAGATCTTTGCTGAATAATCTGTTTGACTGGCCAGAAATTTTTCGGAAAGAACGGAATAGAACCACTTTGGTAATCTTCTTGTCATTGCATGGAGGGAGATCGACACTTCCGACTCTATGTTCTCATATAGTTGAGATAAAATGGTTTAGTGGATAGGTTAAGGCAAAACAAGATGAAAACAGTATCACTATATACAATTTTAACTGAGTGAATCTTGGTCTAGTGATTCTCTTGAAATAGAAGGATCATAGTTCGAATCAATCTACTTGGAAGGAAAAGATCATATCATATCATTCAATTTTTTTTTGTTTTCTATAAATAAATAAATATAGAAACATTAGAACGAGCATGTAATCTGATTTTAGTTTGTATAAAAACAAAATGTGTATGATTCATATTAACGTCGATGTTGTATCCAGTAACCTGCGTATGTGAATTTAGGCAACAAAAAAAGAGACAGAGGTTGATGTTTGGTTGGTTCTTTTTTTTTTTGTCACTGAATAATTCATTAGCAAACTAAGAAAAAGAGATAAGCCCAAAACGATGGCCCAAATCATGATGTTCGTTACAAAGAGAAATGGGCTTGGAGAGCCTTTTTGCTAAACCATCGGCAACAAAGTTGTCCGATTTAGAAACATGATAGAAAGAAATTGTTGCAAAACCAGAGGAGATCGCTCGGATGCCTTTCACAATTCCGATGATTTCTTTTGATTGGATGTTGCCGGAGATAGCTCTTGTGAGCGTTAAACTGTCGGAGAGAACCTTGAGTGTAGAGAACTCCAAGGTTAGCGCCATGCTAAGTGTCGATCGAATCGTGATGGCCTCTGCAATAAGGGGTGAGCTGATGAAGCTTTCGACCGTAGATCCATGGATTGGAGTTTCCTGACCTGAACCCGAGAAGATCCATCCCAATCCTGATGTTGATTTGTCTTTGTTCCAGGCCGCATCGGGATGGCTCCTTGGTGCTTGTCTGACCCGATCTCGATGGAGAAAAAGTACTTTGTTTGCTTCCTTGGCTTTTCCTTGCGATTGAGACCGGCTATGGGCTAGCTGAACCCCGTATGCTGACACTGAAAGTAAGTTCTGGGCTAGGTGAACCCTGAACTCTGAAGCTAGACGGTGGAACGCATCCGAGTTGTAAACATTGCGCACAGCTGTATCCACAAAACAAACCACTACCAATATATCAACATCCAAAGTCCAGTCCTCAAGACTTCGCAATGCTGCGTACTGGAGAGAGAGAGGCTTGAGAACAGCTAGCAACAGTACCAATACACTCATGTCCACGCAAATATCTTGCAGAGAAACCAACAAGGCCCTTATGGCTGAGTTTGACAAATAAAACTCTAGTTGATATTCTAATCCTTGAACTTTGATGGCCATGGAAAACATTAAATTTTCCAAATCAGAGCATGACACATGACCCAAACTCACAAGTTCAAGGGCTGAGAAGATTGAAACCTCTACACAAGACGACTGGAGAGAGAGGTCGGAGAAGCAGGTACATAGAAGAAGAGTTGAACGTACGATGGAAGTGGAAGAGAGTTCTCTACTCGTGGATACACCAGGAGCAACACCACTCGTGGTACCCAACACCATGGTTGAGGCAGGGGACTCCAGATCTAAGACTTGAAGAACGAAGGTGAAGGTCGCATCTGGAGGGTCTGGCGGCTCTGGTGGCGCTGTGAGAGTGAGAGATTCAAACGGTATCGGAGGAATCGTGAATGGTGGTGGATCTGGTAGAGGTCGTGACCGCAGCAGAGGAGGAGCTTTATCCTTTGAAGCTATGGAAGAGGAGAACGAGCTTCTTCAGGAGGAAGAAGACTGAGCGCCGGATTTGGATCGGAGGAAGACCATCAAACGGAGGCGCCTAGGGAGGCGGGCCTGGGAGCTTCTAGGGCGAACTTTCTAGGAAGAAGACTGAGCGCCGGATTTGGATCAGAGGATGGCCATCAAATGGATTTGGTTGGTTCTATAAATGGAAAAATAATATTAGCACATTTTTCCAACTATAACAAATTATTTCATTCCGTATCATTATTACTTAGGGGCCCGTAAATAGTTTTATGCATAGTTTCTTATGTTCCTTAATGGTCCGAATTATCTTTTACCCACTTGATTTACAAAAATAATCAGAAAGTGGAAAGATGATAACTTTTAGCATTGAAAAACATGGTCATGTTACTCTGATGATTTCATTACCCTCACGTTAAGTACTCATCGTGCTACTAAGTACTAGCAATCTCCAAAAGTAAGCATACATTAACACCTTATAAAATCCTTGTGAAATCAAAGAAGGTTCCACTCCAATAAACAAAAATAAAGTAATCAACCTAACACCAATTGTCTTAGAGAAAAAGACAAAAATAGCACTAAATCAAGTTTATGTTTCCAAACTAGCACTCAAGGTCAAAAATCACAAAAATATCACTTAATGTTTTATCAAAAGTCACAAACTTATGGTTTAAAGTTAAAAGATAGGGTTTAGGATTTAGGGTTTAGGGTTTAGGGTTTAGAGTTTAGGGTTTAGGGTTTAGAGTTGAAAAATGAGGTTTTGGGGATAAGATTTCAAATTTTGAAAAATAAAAAAATTAAAATTTTCAAAGGATAAACTTAGAAAGGTGTTATTTTGGTCATTTTAGTTTTTGAGTGTTATTTTTGTAATATAAACTTAGAAATGTGCTATTTTAGAGATTTGCCCATTGTCTTATTTATAAGAGAAGAGAATGTTAGTATTTTTTTTTCCAAATGAGCCACAGCTTGAGCAGTGTTTCTTCTTTAGCAAAGGCTATGAAGAGAGATGTAGGCCCTCCGGCGGCCGGCGGTTGATTTACCGACTCTCCACTCTTTAACATGTGTTTCACTTTTATTTATTTCTTTTTATTATTTTAAGCAAAAGTGTTTTTAAAGCACGAGTACACGAAGAAGCCAACTATAATCTTTCAGAAATAAATTAAAAAATTCTTGTGTGGGTTTAAATTAAATGAGCAAAACTTCGCTAGGGTTTAAGACAATACTCAACCTCTTCTATGTTTTCGTCTTTTACTGATTTGTTTGAAACGATGAAGTAGAAAAGGCTTCAAAGGTTGTAGCTGGGTTAATCGAGTTCTACTCCTCTTAGCTCGTATCTTTCCTGCATTTTATGACAAATAGATTAAGATAACATTAGACTGAAGCTTAGTCCAAACCTTGCGTTAAGGTTTCCAAATGATGAAATTTAGATCCATACCTGAGTTTCTAGCATTGTTTCTTTCAGAGGACTGAACATGGGCTTGTTGATTAGTTTCAATTTCTCTCTCGCTTTCTTTCTTGTCTTCCATTGATATTTCAATGGTGTTGTTGTATGGAACTGCTGGTTCTTCCCCAAGCTCTGCCTCACTGGAGTCTAAGCTTGGTACTTGGTCATGGTCTTCTTGTCCAGCCGCCTCTGGACTGAGAGAGTTGTCTGAATTTCTTAGCAAATCAGTAGCCTCCGAGGAGGATAAGTTAGAAAGATTTATATTACTGTCACCTGTTTCATGCTTCTGGTCTTCCACTGTCACCTCCATGTACTGGTCATGATTTGCTTCCAAAGAACCATCGATTTCCATCTCATCGCCATCAATTGATACAGAGTGCTCAATCTTAGCATGACCAGAAATAACTTCTTCTTTGCTGACTCTGTCCAATAAGACTTCATCATGAACAAGAATAGTTTCCATGTTTAATTTTTCAACAGGACTTTGTGAGACTCCGTGGCCGCTTTTTGATGGCGACATTGA
This genomic interval from Brassica oleracea var. oleracea cultivar TO1000 chromosome C2, BOL, whole genome shotgun sequence contains the following:
- the LOC106325872 gene encoding zinc finger protein CONSTANS-LIKE 5-like — its product is MYGHISSSIASDDTCPGFLYSENILAPPLPHDHHPHYFLPPPPLMMSHHSLVTAEAVSGFGYFDSSMTTGGGGCNSCDSPSSMGSGGESLVMQRSVSSHNGFFGNLPTTAHDFVNDHDGPVRRALSAGDLPRSSRRESSAVLSESNAIIEGMSKAYKYSPEEKKEKIEKYRSKRNLRNFNKRIKYECRKTLADSRPRIRGRFARNDEISQQEQVDVIEAVVGDIDTWASFLDSFSANHFLN